CGGTCCCCGCGCCGGTGCCGTGGAAATCCCAGCCCCAATCGAAGAGGTGCACAAAGCGCACACCTTTTTCCACCAGCCGCCGCGCGAGCAAAATGTTGTTGGCCAAACTGCCCGCGCCGGGCTTGGCGTCGTAAGCATCGAGGATGTGCTTGGGCTCCTTGGAAATATCCATCACCTCCGGCACGCTCGCCTGCATGCGAAACGCCATCTCGTATTGCGCGATGCGCGTGAGCGTCTCGGGGCTGCCGAGTTCCGCGGCTTGAATGCGATTCAAATCATTGAGCGCATCGAGGCTCTTGCGGCGCAGCTCGCGGCTCATGCCTTTGGGATTGGAAACGTAAAGAACCGGATCGCCCTTCGAGCGACACTGCACGCCCTGAAACACGCTCGGCAAAAATCCGTTGCCAAAAGAATTCTTGCCGCCATTGGGTTGCACGCCGCTGGAAATCAGCGCTACGAATCCTGGCAGGTTTTGGTTTTCGCTGCCCAGTCCGTACGTTACCCACGACCCCATGCTCGGCCGGCCCTCGCGTGCGCTCCCAGTGTACAGCAGCAACTCCGCCGGGGCGTGATTAAACTGATCCGTCGTCATCGAGTTGATGAACGCGATGTCATCCGCCTGTTTGGCCAACTCCGGAAGCGCGTCGCTCAGCCACGCGCCGCCTTGGCCGTGTTGCGCGAATTTGTGCGGCGTGCCCATCAGCTTCGGGACGCCCGAGGTGAAGGCAAACCGCCGCCCCTTTAAAAATTCATCCGGACAATTCTGCCCCTCGCGCTTCACCAATTCCGGTTTGTAATCAAACAAATCCAAACCCGGAGGCGAACCGGTCATATGCAAATAAATCACACTCTTCGCCTTGGGCGCAAAATGCGGCTTGCGCGCCCGCAACGGCTGCGAAGGATCGAACGCCACATCGGCCCGCGCGGCGCCAGCATTCATCAACGACGCAAACGCCGCCGCGCCCAACCCCATGCCGGCCTCGCCCAAAAATTGCCGCCGCGTGTGGTGTTGCAGTTGTTCGTGTTGTAAGTTCATCGGTTGATTTTAGTTCAGCAAAATTAAAAAATAAATCCTGTCGTCGGTTTCCGGATTCGCAGGCTCGTCCCTCCATGGGTTGCGCTTGGAGGGACGAGCCTGCGAGTCCGTTCGTTTAACGTTTCATAAACATCTCATCCAAATTCAAAATCACATTGCCCACGATCGT
This window of the Limisphaerales bacterium genome carries:
- a CDS encoding DUF1501 domain-containing protein, translating into MNLQHEQLQHHTRRQFLGEAGMGLGAAAFASLMNAGAARADVAFDPSQPLRARKPHFAPKAKSVIYLHMTGSPPGLDLFDYKPELVKREGQNCPDEFLKGRRFAFTSGVPKLMGTPHKFAQHGQGGAWLSDALPELAKQADDIAFINSMTTDQFNHAPAELLLYTGSAREGRPSMGSWVTYGLGSENQNLPGFVALISSGVQPNGGKNSFGNGFLPSVFQGVQCRSKGDPVLYVSNPKGMSRELRRKSLDALNDLNRIQAAELGSPETLTRIAQYEMAFRMQASVPEVMDISKEPKHILDAYDAKPGAGSLANNILLARRLVEKGVRFVHLFDWGWDFHGTGAGTGLGEGLRNKCKTMDKPIAALIKDLKQRGLFDDTLIVWGGEFGRTPFREGRTAKSKVLGRDHYPDVYTQWMAGGGVKGGITHGASDELGFKIAEDKVHVHDLQATILHQLGFDHERLFYRFQGRKYRLTDVHGKVVKGVLA